A single window of Granulicella cerasi DNA harbors:
- a CDS encoding MerR family transcriptional regulator: MATHHPIRKQVTPATPEIPDKLYFRIGDVAKLCQVPAYVLRFWETEFPQLKPNKGGTGQRLYRRKDVEMALRIKGLLYDQGYTIAGARQAFKNDARVAETAMAPAPSPIASAEPVAVTAPVVPAAPKTPITDLDRLRALTALRDEMRELVKMLSKPVGPAASESKVQAMRPRLVLEKPVAPKLEPVLKPRLLAQADLFGGFGNDDDPVAS; this comes from the coding sequence ATGGCCACGCATCATCCAATCCGCAAGCAGGTCACGCCCGCTACTCCCGAGATCCCGGACAAGCTGTACTTCCGCATCGGCGATGTGGCGAAGCTCTGCCAGGTTCCGGCGTATGTGTTGCGCTTCTGGGAGACTGAGTTCCCGCAACTGAAGCCCAACAAGGGCGGCACCGGCCAGCGTCTGTATCGCCGCAAGGATGTAGAGATGGCGCTGCGCATCAAGGGCCTGCTCTACGACCAGGGCTACACGATCGCTGGCGCGCGCCAGGCATTCAAGAACGATGCCCGCGTTGCCGAAACCGCGATGGCTCCTGCGCCTTCGCCGATCGCCAGTGCAGAACCTGTTGCCGTTACAGCACCTGTTGTTCCCGCTGCTCCGAAGACACCGATCACAGACCTCGATCGCCTGCGTGCTTTGACGGCGCTGCGTGACGAGATGCGCGAACTGGTGAAGATGCTCTCGAAGCCTGTGGGACCCGCGGCGAGCGAAAGCAAGGTGCAGGCGATGCGCCCGCGACTGGTACTGGAGAAACCCGTTGCGCCGAAGCTCGAGCCGGTACTGAAGCCGCGTTTGCTGGCGCAGGCTGATCTCTTCGGCGGCTTTGGCAACGACGACGATCCTGTCGCCAGCTAA
- a CDS encoding site-2 protease family protein: MADEVLNAEAAENGITDPAAIHNCPSCEVWLGDGETLACPECQTLVYGQHVATLAQAAHTEQQQGHFAAARELWLRALQWLPPETQQAATLRTHVEQLTQRMELEQQREAKWKKRLGPLAPVALFLFKAKSAIFILFKAKFLLGFLSFFGFYWLLFGWKFALGFAISLLIHEMGHFITLKRRGYQPELPILIPFVGGYVRWFSNGVSREELAAVSLAGPLYGLFAAIACLLLWKLFGLPVFLVLANVGAWINLFNLLPIGGLDGSKAVYALGYLQRLLLASICFLFFGLTVYASGGHFFSPTTQWMFAIVGAGLLWRCYTHDAPEEPHTGTMIYFAGLLLALGIMLLVTLAPVNLLTS, encoded by the coding sequence ATGGCAGACGAAGTACTCAACGCAGAGGCAGCAGAAAACGGCATTACAGACCCGGCGGCGATCCATAATTGCCCTTCCTGTGAAGTATGGCTCGGCGACGGCGAAACGCTCGCTTGTCCCGAGTGCCAGACGCTCGTCTACGGCCAGCACGTGGCAACGCTTGCACAGGCCGCACACACCGAGCAGCAGCAAGGCCACTTCGCCGCCGCGCGCGAGCTCTGGCTGCGCGCTCTGCAGTGGCTTCCGCCGGAAACGCAGCAGGCTGCAACCCTGCGCACTCACGTCGAACAGCTCACCCAGCGGATGGAACTTGAGCAGCAGCGCGAGGCGAAGTGGAAGAAGCGCCTCGGTCCCTTGGCGCCGGTCGCTCTCTTTCTGTTCAAGGCCAAGTCCGCGATCTTCATCCTCTTCAAGGCGAAGTTCCTGCTCGGCTTCCTTAGCTTCTTCGGCTTCTACTGGCTGCTCTTCGGATGGAAGTTCGCGCTCGGCTTTGCGATCTCGCTGCTCATCCACGAGATGGGCCACTTCATCACGCTCAAGCGCCGCGGCTACCAGCCTGAACTGCCGATCCTCATCCCGTTTGTGGGCGGATATGTTCGCTGGTTTTCGAACGGTGTGTCGCGCGAAGAACTTGCTGCCGTCTCACTCGCGGGCCCGCTCTACGGCCTCTTTGCGGCGATCGCCTGCCTGCTGCTCTGGAAGCTCTTCGGTTTACCGGTATTCCTTGTACTCGCCAACGTCGGCGCGTGGATCAACCTGTTCAACTTGCTGCCCATCGGCGGTTTGGACGGCTCCAAGGCCGTCTATGCACTCGGCTACCTCCAGCGACTGCTGCTGGCATCGATCTGCTTCCTCTTCTTCGGGCTGACGGTGTATGCGTCCGGCGGACATTTCTTCTCGCCAACGACACAATGGATGTTCGCCATCGTAGGCGCGGGCCTGCTCTGGCGCTGCTACACGCACGATGCGCCGGAAGAACCACACACGGGCACGATGATCTATTTCGCGGGCCTGCTGCTTGCGCTCGGTATCATGCTGCTCGTGACGCTCGCGCCGGTCAACCTGCTGACGAGCTAA
- the purN gene encoding phosphoribosylglycinamide formyltransferase, whose protein sequence is MNSLMNEHDAEGSADRPVRLAFLISSGASHVLAVAEAVRQGRLPHCEVAIILCNIPGAHGAEATRAAGLQTVTMEGRGREQRDHEEAIDALLRRMRVDLICLAGYLRTLSGAFLRKWPDRVLSIHSSLLPAFPRSQPVAQALEYGAQVTGCTVSLMTDALDGGVILAQRAVPIEDDDTVQSVTERLLVEEHEAYINAIGNMLSGEYEIVGRKFRRRALQEHEAHEGAVPGFEQESAPMQA, encoded by the coding sequence GTGAACTCGTTGATGAACGAACACGATGCAGAAGGCAGTGCGGACCGTCCTGTCCGTCTGGCGTTTCTCATTTCTTCTGGAGCCTCGCATGTGCTCGCTGTCGCAGAGGCGGTGCGCCAGGGGCGCCTTCCGCACTGTGAAGTTGCCATCATTCTCTGCAACATTCCTGGCGCTCATGGCGCCGAGGCGACCCGCGCGGCAGGGTTGCAGACCGTCACCATGGAAGGGCGCGGGCGTGAGCAGCGCGATCACGAAGAAGCGATTGACGCATTGCTGCGCAGAATGCGCGTGGACCTGATCTGCCTGGCAGGATATCTGCGCACGCTGAGCGGGGCCTTCCTTCGCAAGTGGCCGGATCGCGTCCTAAGCATCCACTCCTCGCTGCTACCGGCGTTTCCACGTTCGCAGCCGGTGGCGCAGGCGCTGGAGTACGGTGCACAGGTGACAGGCTGCACCGTCAGCCTGATGACAGATGCGCTGGACGGTGGCGTCATTCTCGCGCAGCGCGCCGTGCCGATCGAAGACGACGACACGGTGCAGAGCGTTACGGAGCGCCTTTTGGTGGAGGAGCACGAAGCCTACATCAACGCGATCGGCAACATGCTCTCCGGCGAGTATGAGATCGTCGGACGCAAGTTCCGTCGCCGCGCCTTGCAGGAGCATGAAGCGCATGAAGGCGCTGTGCCCGGGTTCGAACAGGAGTCTGCGCCGATGCAGGCTTAG
- the hemL gene encoding glutamate-1-semialdehyde 2,1-aminomutase translates to MPFSLTRSEALQRRAESLLAGGVDSPVRAFRAVGGHPPFVISAEGAYLTDADGNRYIDLFGSWGPMLFGHAFAPAVEAIQQAATRSASFGASTPAEAELAELVQRCVPSMEKMRFVSSGTEACMSAIRLARGFTERPFVIKFEGCYHGHADALLVKAGSGVATFGIPGSAGVPNETAMHTLALPYNDLAAVEAAFAAHPGQIACIILEPVVGNAGTIAPAEGFLRGLREITRREGALLIFDEVMTGFRLAAGGAQEHFGFTTPELKPDLTTLGKIVGGGLPVGVFGGRAEIMDKLAPLGPVYQAGTLSGNPLAMAAGIATLGYLLLNKATIYPQLERTTAAITDGLARIAEEAAVPLTINRVGSMFTCFFTSESVTDFDGAATSDTARFGHFHRAMLERGVWLPPSQYEAAFVSTAIGEAEIAAILAAAHEAFSAL, encoded by the coding sequence ATGCCGTTTTCGCTTACCCGGTCTGAAGCCCTGCAACGCCGCGCCGAGTCCCTGCTCGCTGGTGGCGTCGACTCCCCCGTCCGCGCCTTCCGCGCCGTCGGTGGACATCCGCCCTTCGTCATCTCTGCCGAAGGTGCTTACCTGACCGACGCCGATGGCAACCGGTACATCGACCTCTTCGGTTCCTGGGGACCGATGCTCTTCGGCCACGCCTTCGCGCCGGCGGTCGAAGCGATCCAGCAGGCGGCCACGCGCTCGGCCTCCTTCGGAGCGTCGACACCCGCCGAAGCCGAACTCGCAGAACTCGTGCAGCGCTGCGTTCCTTCGATGGAGAAGATGCGCTTCGTCTCCTCCGGCACCGAAGCCTGCATGTCGGCGATCCGCCTCGCGCGCGGCTTTACTGAGCGCCCGTTTGTGATCAAGTTTGAAGGCTGCTATCACGGCCATGCCGACGCACTGCTCGTGAAGGCCGGCTCGGGTGTCGCTACGTTTGGCATTCCCGGTTCCGCTGGCGTGCCGAACGAGACCGCGATGCACACGCTTGCGCTGCCCTACAACGACCTCGCCGCCGTAGAGGCCGCATTTGCGGCGCACCCCGGCCAGATCGCCTGCATCATCCTCGAACCGGTCGTCGGCAACGCGGGCACCATCGCTCCGGCGGAGGGCTTCCTGCGCGGTCTGCGCGAGATCACGCGCCGCGAAGGCGCGCTGCTGATCTTCGACGAAGTGATGACCGGCTTCCGCCTCGCCGCCGGCGGCGCGCAGGAGCACTTCGGCTTCACCACGCCGGAGCTCAAGCCCGACCTGACGACGCTCGGCAAGATCGTTGGTGGCGGGCTGCCCGTCGGCGTCTTTGGCGGCCGCGCGGAGATCATGGACAAGCTCGCGCCGCTCGGCCCGGTCTACCAGGCCGGTACGCTGAGCGGAAACCCGCTCGCGATGGCTGCAGGTATCGCCACGCTGGGCTATCTGCTGTTGAACAAAGCGACGATTTACCCGCAGCTCGAGCGCACAACAGCGGCGATCACCGACGGCCTTGCGCGGATTGCTGAAGAGGCGGCCGTCCCGCTTACGATCAATCGCGTGGGCTCGATGTTTACCTGCTTTTTCACCAGCGAATCGGTGACGGACTTCGACGGTGCAGCGACCTCCGACACCGCGCGGTTCGGGCATTTTCACCGCGCTATGCTGGAGCGCGGCGTGTGGCTGCCGCCAAGTCAGTATGAGGCGGCCTTCGTCTCAACGGCCATCGGCGAAGCCGAAATTGCCGCGATTCTCGCTGCAGCGCATGAGGCTTTTTCGGCCCTGTAA
- a CDS encoding TonB-dependent receptor codes for MKAMFRNFRYLAACTAVAASLSLPAFSQSMTQGGISGTVFDATDAAVPGATVLIHNNATGAESKLTTSGSGAYSAPLLPPGSYTVTISANGFTTQKRTDVVVLVNQITEVQPHLTTGGSAETVEVSAEIPTINFDSPAFGGHLETKEIEAIPINNRRWSSLALTTPGVTNDASGFGLLSFRAIPAVLNNVQIDGTDDNQAFFSEERGRTRAGYSTAQVAVREFQVNTGVYSAELGRAVGGVVNSVTKSGGNQLHGEVYFEHRGDEFSSLNPNVKLTTQNSTGAYVSNPFRPKDKRNQYGFGVGGPLIKDKLFWFYAFDAFRRNFPGVAVPANPSQFYNTCTPTYATANATFITNLAAALGTTTTAAQAACATALTDLSTDLGIVPRFGNQLINTPKLTWQINNKNVLNVLYHRLRWDSPGGVQTQAALAYARDAFGTDFVKLDYGVAILDSQISSRMTNELRYQYARELNDEGQQPYTTYSANHLMAANGVATYANIYAGSYGFYAGSPYYSYRTAYPDERKWQIGDTASYTLGRHTIRFGVDFVHNYDLQNTLYQGNGSYTYGSVFNYIADIVKPTGACLSSTGATPTISATGTFGCYSNQSQEFGPTTFDLATLDTAYFVQDDWKVSSNLTLNLGVRYDYEMLPSPYKALQTASQTASFPSDKNNVSARLGFAWDPFSQGKTVVRGGFGMYYGRIPNAVIMNAYITTGSTAGQSAYTTYNSSAVTNSSGTANLRFPQVLTAAPAASASAPSIQYLDSHMQNPYTEQFDLQLQQDLGKHNVLSISYIGALGRELPNYLNLNLNPSNYYNTTYTVNCGTGVTTCNGVASGTTFTNRVYSNRSVGNVYNTVNPSFNAITDVISNANSAYHGMSVDITNRSWKFITFDANYTWAHALDYNVAQFTGAGTNNWIDPYANGRSNYGNSSLNIRHRVVGWANINLPGISHQNYLSYLTNGWSVKPLVQMQSGLPYSYGVSGTPQNQCAATTCLAPYSSGVGGTGVTSYIPYFGRNTLYAPRAIVVDARVQKDFRLREGMSLQLLAEGFNLANHQNVTGINTTAFTFNSGTNTLAPNTNFGTPSTSGVNSNYAYQVRQVQLGARVTF; via the coding sequence ATGAAAGCAATGTTCCGTAATTTCCGTTACCTGGCGGCCTGTACGGCTGTAGCCGCCTCGTTGAGCCTGCCCGCGTTCAGCCAGTCAATGACGCAGGGTGGCATCTCGGGCACCGTGTTTGACGCAACCGATGCCGCCGTTCCCGGCGCAACCGTTTTGATTCACAACAATGCCACGGGTGCGGAAAGCAAGCTGACCACCAGCGGTTCTGGCGCATACAGCGCGCCGCTGCTGCCCCCGGGCAGCTACACCGTCACCATCTCGGCCAACGGCTTCACCACGCAGAAGCGTACTGACGTCGTCGTCCTCGTGAACCAGATCACTGAAGTGCAACCGCACCTCACCACCGGTGGTAGTGCAGAAACCGTAGAAGTTTCCGCAGAGATTCCCACGATCAACTTTGACTCCCCGGCCTTCGGCGGCCACCTCGAGACGAAGGAAATTGAGGCGATTCCCATCAACAACCGCCGCTGGTCCTCGCTGGCTCTCACCACGCCGGGCGTTACCAATGACGCTTCAGGCTTCGGTCTGTTGAGCTTCCGCGCGATCCCGGCCGTGTTGAACAACGTGCAGATCGACGGTACGGACGACAACCAGGCGTTCTTCTCGGAAGAGCGTGGTCGTACCCGCGCCGGCTACTCCACCGCACAGGTGGCAGTGCGTGAGTTCCAGGTGAACACCGGCGTTTATTCGGCAGAACTCGGTCGCGCCGTCGGCGGCGTCGTGAACTCGGTCACCAAGTCCGGTGGCAACCAGCTTCACGGCGAAGTGTACTTCGAGCACCGTGGCGATGAGTTCAGCTCGCTGAACCCCAACGTCAAGCTCACGACGCAGAACTCTACCGGCGCTTACGTTTCGAACCCCTTCCGTCCGAAGGACAAGCGTAACCAGTACGGCTTCGGTGTCGGCGGACCGCTGATCAAGGACAAGCTTTTCTGGTTCTACGCTTTCGACGCCTTCCGTCGTAACTTCCCCGGCGTGGCTGTTCCTGCCAACCCGAGCCAGTTCTACAACACCTGCACCCCGACGTACGCTACAGCGAACGCGACCTTCATCACGAACCTCGCTGCTGCGCTGGGTACCACGACGACAGCTGCACAGGCTGCCTGCGCTACGGCCCTCACGGACCTCTCGACCGACCTCGGCATCGTGCCGCGCTTCGGCAACCAGCTCATCAACACGCCGAAGCTCACCTGGCAGATCAACAACAAGAACGTGCTGAACGTCCTCTACCACCGTCTGCGCTGGGATTCGCCCGGCGGCGTACAGACGCAGGCTGCTCTCGCTTACGCGCGTGACGCCTTCGGTACGGACTTCGTAAAGCTCGACTACGGCGTTGCGATCCTCGATTCGCAGATCTCCAGCCGCATGACCAACGAACTCCGTTATCAGTACGCTCGCGAACTGAACGACGAAGGTCAGCAGCCCTACACCACCTACAGCGCCAACCACCTGATGGCTGCCAACGGTGTGGCCACCTACGCGAACATTTACGCCGGTAGCTATGGCTTCTATGCTGGTTCGCCGTACTACAGCTACCGCACGGCATACCCGGATGAGCGCAAGTGGCAGATCGGCGATACGGCTTCGTACACGCTGGGTCGTCACACCATCCGCTTCGGTGTGGACTTCGTACACAACTACGATCTGCAGAACACCCTCTATCAGGGCAATGGCTCCTACACCTACGGTTCGGTGTTCAACTACATCGCCGACATCGTGAAGCCGACCGGCGCCTGCTTGTCGAGCACCGGTGCTACCCCGACCATCAGCGCAACCGGAACGTTTGGTTGCTACAGCAACCAGTCGCAGGAGTTTGGACCGACCACCTTCGATCTGGCGACGCTGGATACCGCGTACTTCGTACAGGACGACTGGAAGGTCAGCTCGAACCTCACCCTCAACCTGGGTGTCCGTTACGACTACGAAATGCTGCCGTCGCCGTATAAGGCGCTGCAGACCGCTTCGCAGACAGCCAGCTTCCCCTCGGACAAGAACAACGTTTCGGCGCGCCTCGGCTTCGCCTGGGATCCGTTCTCGCAGGGCAAGACCGTCGTGCGCGGTGGCTTCGGCATGTACTACGGCCGTATCCCGAACGCTGTCATCATGAATGCGTACATCACGACCGGTTCGACGGCGGGTCAGTCGGCCTACACCACCTACAACTCGTCGGCTGTGACGAACTCGAGCGGTACAGCGAACCTGCGCTTCCCGCAGGTGCTCACTGCGGCTCCGGCGGCTTCGGCCTCGGCTCCGTCGATCCAGTACCTCGATTCGCACATGCAGAACCCCTACACCGAGCAGTTTGACCTTCAGCTCCAGCAGGACCTCGGCAAGCACAACGTGCTCTCGATCTCCTACATCGGTGCGCTCGGTCGTGAACTGCCGAACTACCTGAACCTCAACCTCAATCCGTCGAACTACTACAACACCACCTACACCGTGAATTGCGGAACCGGCGTCACGACCTGCAACGGCGTGGCGAGCGGCACCACCTTCACCAACCGTGTGTATTCGAACCGTTCGGTCGGTAACGTCTACAACACCGTGAACCCCTCGTTCAACGCGATCACCGACGTGATTTCGAATGCGAACTCGGCTTACCACGGCATGTCGGTCGACATCACCAACCGCTCCTGGAAGTTCATCACCTTCGACGCGAACTACACCTGGGCGCATGCTCTCGACTACAACGTGGCCCAGTTCACGGGTGCTGGTACGAACAACTGGATCGATCCGTACGCGAACGGCCGTTCGAACTACGGCAACTCGAGCCTGAACATCCGTCACCGTGTGGTGGGCTGGGCGAACATCAACCTGCCCGGCATCAGCCATCAGAACTACCTGAGCTACCTGACGAACGGCTGGTCGGTGAAGCCGCTGGTCCAGATGCAGAGCGGTCTGCCGTACTCCTACGGCGTGTCGGGCACCCCGCAGAACCAGTGCGCGGCAACGACCTGCCTTGCTCCCTATAGCTCGGGCGTTGGTGGTACGGGCGTTACCTCGTACATCCCCTACTTCGGACGCAACACCCTGTATGCTCCGCGCGCCATCGTTGTCGACGCGCGTGTGCAGAAGGACTTCCGTCTTCGTGAAGGCATGAGCCTGCAGCTGCTGGCGGAAGGCTTCAACCTGGCCAACCACCAGAACGTCACCGGTATCAACACGACCGCGTTCACGTTCAACAGCGGTACGAACACGTTGGCTCCGAACACGAACTTCGGAACGCCTTCCACCTCGGGTGTGAACAGCAACTACGCTTACCAGGTTCGCCAGGTACAGCTCGGCGCTCGCGTCACCTTCTAA
- a CDS encoding DUF2237 family protein — MSSFSPMPDQAPSRNVLGQPLEPCGYDPLTGFFRDGCCNTSPQDLGVHTVCAVVTEEFLTASARLGNDLSTPMPQYGFAGLKPGDRWCICAARWYQVQQAGAACPIVLEATHEATLEVVPFEVLLQYAVIPKTLH; from the coding sequence ATGTCCTCCTTTTCTCCCATGCCGGACCAGGCGCCCTCTCGCAACGTGTTGGGACAGCCGCTTGAACCCTGCGGCTACGATCCGCTGACAGGTTTCTTCCGTGACGGCTGCTGCAACACCAGCCCGCAGGATCTCGGCGTGCACACGGTCTGCGCCGTGGTCACCGAGGAGTTCCTCACCGCATCGGCGCGTCTCGGCAACGACCTCTCCACCCCGATGCCGCAGTACGGCTTCGCAGGCCTGAAGCCCGGCGACCGCTGGTGCATCTGCGCCGCGCGCTGGTACCAGGTGCAGCAGGCCGGCGCCGCCTGCCCCATCGTGCTCGAGGCCACGCACGAAGCCACACTCGAGGTCGTGCCGTTCGAAGTGCTGCTGCAATACGCGGTGATTCCAAAGACATTGCACTAG